The following are encoded together in the Mesoterricola sediminis genome:
- a CDS encoding DUF1175 family protein, whose translation MKRALAAAGAVLAAAALLAPVRHRVRVERAEGNPVQRIRLESRSLLGLARTAWFASAGGDVPAWGGAREGFFAAPTAPGRVRISAWPGFRRDVALTPSADPGAMPAARADQGDRDAFRRWFVAILEAQLDGPSPAWEPAQRDCAGLLRFAFREAWAPHTEAWRARTGFPGSPVGGDPARELAGPWAQAFPTPDGWNAFAKGAYLRRLACVDLGRDTAAARPGDLVFFARGGPRATPDHAMAFVRPDVDGQPVLLYHTGPEGSAEGEVRRVRLDELLHHPDGTFRPVPENPAFLGVYRWKVLADPTP comes from the coding sequence ATGAAGCGCGCCCTCGCCGCCGCGGGCGCGGTCCTGGCCGCCGCCGCCCTCCTCGCGCCCGTGCGCCACCGGGTGCGCGTGGAGCGCGCCGAGGGCAACCCGGTCCAGCGCATCCGGCTGGAGAGCCGGTCCCTCCTGGGCCTGGCCCGGACGGCCTGGTTCGCCTCCGCCGGCGGGGACGTGCCCGCCTGGGGCGGCGCCCGCGAGGGCTTCTTCGCGGCGCCGACCGCCCCCGGCCGCGTGCGGATCTCCGCCTGGCCCGGTTTCCGGCGGGACGTGGCGCTGACGCCCTCCGCCGATCCCGGCGCCATGCCCGCGGCCCGCGCGGACCAGGGCGACCGGGACGCCTTCCGGCGCTGGTTCGTGGCGATCCTGGAGGCCCAGCTGGACGGCCCGAGCCCGGCGTGGGAGCCCGCCCAGCGCGACTGCGCGGGCCTGCTCCGCTTCGCCTTCCGGGAGGCCTGGGCCCCGCACACCGAGGCCTGGCGCGCCCGCACCGGCTTCCCCGGATCCCCCGTGGGCGGCGACCCCGCCCGGGAGCTGGCCGGCCCCTGGGCCCAGGCCTTCCCCACCCCCGACGGGTGGAACGCCTTCGCCAAGGGCGCGTACCTTCGGCGCCTCGCCTGCGTGGACCTGGGCCGCGACACCGCCGCCGCCCGCCCCGGCGACCTCGTCTTCTTCGCCCGGGGCGGCCCCCGCGCGACGCCGGACCACGCCATGGCCTTCGTGCGCCCCGACGTGGACGGCCAGCCCGTGCTCCTCTACCACACCGGACCCGAGGGCAGCGCGGAGGGCGAGGTGCGCCGCGTCCGCCTCGACGAGCTGCTCCACCACCCCGACGGCACGTTCCGCCCCGTGCCCGAGAACCCCGCCTTCCTCGGTGTCTACCGCTGGAAGGTGCTGGCCGACCCGACTCCCTGA